The nucleotide window GGTGGTACCAATGACCGAGAACGGAAAGCGATCGACGAATGATTTCAGAGCTAATCAGCGGAGACGCCGAACTTCGCGGCATCCTCTCCTACTGCGGGCGAGGTCACGATCGAGACGCCCACGGTCACGACCGCGCCCAGCAGCATGCACCACAGGGCGAAGTCCCAGGTGAGGTACGTCGCCGGCAGCGGGAGGAACACGTGCGACAGGTAGGCGAGTTGCCCGACGATCACGCCCGACGCGATGCCCCAGCGGGTCACGCCGCCCCAGTACAGCGCGAGCATGACGGGGATGGTCAACTGGGCGTACCCGCCGAACGCCGTGTCGCCGAGTTCGACGAGGAAGTTCAGTCCGGTGCCGGCGCCCGTGACCAGCGACGCGAGGAAGGTGAGCCCCGCGAAGACGGCGACGCCGACGCGGCCGACCCATCCCTCGCGCTCGTCGCTCGCGTCCGGCGCGACGAACGGCCGGTAGAGGTCGCGGGTGAAGTAGGACGCCCCCGAGAGCAGCATCGAGTCAGAGGAGGACATCATCGCGGCCATCGCCCCGGCGATGACCAGCGCCGCGAACCACACCGGCGTGTACTCCCGCAGGAGCGCGGGGATGACGTTCCCGCCGTCCGGCACCGTGATGCCGAGCCCCGCGGCCCACGTGCCGAGCAGGAACGTCGGGACGAACAGCAGGAGCACGAGCACCGGCCAGAGCGCGAACGAACGCTTCAGCGTCGCCGCGTCGCGCGCGATGAAGAACCGCTGGTTCACCTGCGGGAACATCGTCACGCCGAAGGCGATGACGACCGCCGTCGAGATGACGTACTGCGGGCTGTACAGCCCGCCGCCCAGCGCGAGGAACTCCGGCCTGTTCGTCGCGAGCGCGGAGGAGACCGAGCCGAACCCGCCCGCGGCCGAGAGCACCCACGCGACGGCGATCCAGACGACGCCGAGCATGAACAGCCCCTGGAGCGTGTCGGTCCAGGCGACCCCGCGCATCCCGGCCAGGCCGACGTACAGCACCATGAACACGGTGATGAGCGCCGCGCCGGCCCAGTAGGGAACCGCGCCGTCGGTCAGGCCGACGATGGCCTGGCCGGCCCCGACCTGCTGGAGCATCACGTACGGGAACAGCCACAGCAGGCCGACGCCCGCCACGACTCCCCGAAGCAGTCGCGAGCCGAAGCGATCCCCGAGCATCTCCCCGAGCGTGACGTAGCCGTGCGCCTGCCCGACGAGCCACTGCTTGTAGCCGATGACGTACCAGAGGATGGCGAACAGGATGCCGTCCATCAGCCCCATCACGAGGATCCACTCAGGGCCAGCGGAGAACGCGACGTTCGGACCCCCGAAGAACGTGAACGCCGACAGCAGGGTGGCGAACGTCGTGAACAGGAGCACCACCGTTCCGACCGATCGGCTCGCGAGGTAGTAGTCCTCGGCGCTGCGGTCGGTGAGCCGGTAGGCGAGCAGGCCGATCGCGAGCGCGACCAGCAGGTAGCCACCGACGATGCCGAGCGAGAGGCCGACGTCAGCCACGGTAGATCGCCTCCGCGTCGACGCCGCGGTCCCACGCCCCGCGCGTGAAGCCGTAGAAGGTCAGGGATGCGAGCGCCATCCAGGCGATGTGCCACCAGAGCCAGAGGGGGAGGCCGGCGACCGTCGTCGCGTCGCGCCACAGGAACCAGGGGACCGCGAGCGCCACCAGGACGGCGAACGCGAGCACCCACAGGAAGTCCGTCCGTTTCCGGGTCATCGAAGCGGGATTCCCGTGTCTACTCCCTAAGTGTTACTGTTCCTTCTGTCTATAACCGGTTCCGAAGACAAATTCTCTTCAATCCCGCCCGCCGAGCGGAACACCGGCTTTATGCGCCGGACGGACTCACGCTCTCCCGATGGAGTACGTCCAGGAGCGCGTCGCGACGCTCCACGACCTCGGCGTGGGGACGAGGACGGGAATCGACGCGGGCGGGGGGACCGCATCGAACTCCCGACCAGGTGTCGACTCGCGACCCGGCCTCGATCCCCGGGCCGTGCCGACGGGGCGCGCGTCGGTCGTCGTCCCGATGACCGAACGGGAGTACGCGGGCATCGCCGCCGAACGGGTGCTGTCGGAACTGGAGGCGCTCGACGTCGGCCGGGTCGTCGTCCCCCTGCGCGCCTCCGCCTCGCGCGTCGGGGAGGTACGGGACTGGCTCGACGGCTTCGACCTCCCGCTGGACCTGCTGTGGTGTGACGGGCCCAGGGTGGCTGACCTCCTCGCGGACGCCGACCTCGACGGCGGCCGGGGGAAGGGACGGGACGTCTGGCTCGCGCTCGGCATCGCGCTCGACGCGGCCGACGCGGAGTACGTCGTCCTCCACGACGCCGACACCACGTCGTACTCGCGGGAGTACGTCCGACGTCTGGTGTTCCCCCTCGCGCACGGCTACGAGTTCTCGAAGGGGTACTACGCCCGCGTCGAGGGTGGGCGGCTGTACGGCCGGCTGTTCCGACTGTTCTTCGCCCCGCTCGTCCGGGCGCTCTGCGACGCCCACGACGACCCGTTGCTCTCGTATCTCGACTCGTTCCGCTACGCGCTCGCAGGCGAGTTCGCCGCGACAACCGACGTCGCCGCCTCGCTCCGCGTCCAGCGCACCTGGGGGCTGGAGGTCGGCACCCTCGCGGACGCCTTCGCGGCCGCGGGGTTCGACGGGACGGCGCAGGTCGACCTGGGGAGCTACACCCACGACCACCGCGCCGTCTCCGGGCCGACGGGGCTCTCGGACATGAGCGATTCAGTCGGCGCCGCGCTCCTCCGGGCGGTCGAGGAACGCGGGGTGGAACCGGCGTACGACACCCTGCCGGCGCGCTACCGCGAGGCCGCCGACTCGTTCGTCCGGTCGTACGCGACCGACGCGGCGTTCAACGGCCTCGACTACGACGCGGCCGACGAGCGCGAGCAGGTGGCGACGTACGCCGAGGCGATCGGCCCGCCAGGCGCGGACGACAGGCTCCCCTCGTGGAGGGAGACGTCCCTCGATCCGTCCGCGGTGGGCGCGGCAGCCGCCGCGGACGTGGACGCCGTAACGGGCGCCGACGCGGACGCGGCGACCGACGTCGACGACGCGACCGAGTGAGCGGACGCGGGTGCGCGAGACGAGTCTCGCCGAGCGAGACGACCGGATCGTGTAGGCCGGGGTAGCCGGCGCGAGCAAGCACGGCCAGGACTGCAACGTTGAAGGGTCGTCGTCGCACACAAGAGGCATGGACCTCGACGGGGTGCGGCGCCACACGCCGGTGACGTTCACCGACGCCGAGGAGCGAGCGGCGGTGCTCGCCCCCGTCATCGACCGGGACGGCGAGCCACACATCCTGTTCACGAAGCGTGCGGAACACCTGAGCAGTCACCCGGGGCAGATGAGCTTCCCGGGCGGCGGCGTCGAGTCGATCGACGCAAACCTGGAGGAGACGGCACTCCGGGAAGCGGAGGAGGAGATCGGCCTCGAACCTACGGAGGTGGGCGTCGTCGGAAAACTCGACGACGTTCCGACGGTGTCCGAGTTCGCGGTAACGCCCTTCGTCGGCACGGCCCCGGACCGCGAGTACCGGCCGAACGACGGCGAGGTCGCCGAGATCGCCGTCCTCGCGGTCGCCGACCTGACCGACCCGGCGAACTACGAGTCGGAGCGCCGCGACCACAGTCACTACGGCCAGGTCCGCATCCACTTCTTCCACGTCGACGGCTACACGGTCTGGGGCGCGACCGGGCGGATGCTCGTGCAACTGCTCGA belongs to Halorarum halophilum and includes:
- a CDS encoding sodium:solute symporter family protein produces the protein MADVGLSLGIVGGYLLVALAIGLLAYRLTDRSAEDYYLASRSVGTVVLLFTTFATLLSAFTFFGGPNVAFSAGPEWILVMGLMDGILFAILWYVIGYKQWLVGQAHGYVTLGEMLGDRFGSRLLRGVVAGVGLLWLFPYVMLQQVGAGQAIVGLTDGAVPYWAGAALITVFMVLYVGLAGMRGVAWTDTLQGLFMLGVVWIAVAWVLSAAGGFGSVSSALATNRPEFLALGGGLYSPQYVISTAVVIAFGVTMFPQVNQRFFIARDAATLKRSFALWPVLVLLLFVPTFLLGTWAAGLGITVPDGGNVIPALLREYTPVWFAALVIAGAMAAMMSSSDSMLLSGASYFTRDLYRPFVAPDASDEREGWVGRVGVAVFAGLTFLASLVTGAGTGLNFLVELGDTAFGGYAQLTIPVMLALYWGGVTRWGIASGVIVGQLAYLSHVFLPLPATYLTWDFALWCMLLGAVVTVGVSIVTSPAVGEDAAKFGVSAD
- a CDS encoding DUF3311 domain-containing protein encodes the protein MTRKRTDFLWVLAFAVLVALAVPWFLWRDATTVAGLPLWLWWHIAWMALASLTFYGFTRGAWDRGVDAEAIYRG
- a CDS encoding glycosyltransferase family protein, translating into MEYVQERVATLHDLGVGTRTGIDAGGGTASNSRPGVDSRPGLDPRAVPTGRASVVVPMTEREYAGIAAERVLSELEALDVGRVVVPLRASASRVGEVRDWLDGFDLPLDLLWCDGPRVADLLADADLDGGRGKGRDVWLALGIALDAADAEYVVLHDADTTSYSREYVRRLVFPLAHGYEFSKGYYARVEGGRLYGRLFRLFFAPLVRALCDAHDDPLLSYLDSFRYALAGEFAATTDVAASLRVQRTWGLEVGTLADAFAAAGFDGTAQVDLGSYTHDHRAVSGPTGLSDMSDSVGAALLRAVEERGVEPAYDTLPARYREAADSFVRSYATDAAFNGLDYDAADEREQVATYAEAIGPPGADDRLPSWRETSLDPSAVGAAAAADVDAVTGADADAATDVDDATE
- a CDS encoding NUDIX hydrolase, translating into MDLDGVRRHTPVTFTDAEERAAVLAPVIDRDGEPHILFTKRAEHLSSHPGQMSFPGGGVESIDANLEETALREAEEEIGLEPTEVGVVGKLDDVPTVSEFAVTPFVGTAPDREYRPNDGEVAEIAVLAVADLTDPANYESERRDHSHYGQVRIHFFHVDGYTVWGATGRMLVQLLELTTDWRMPEEVDRVVDPDADLPS